From a region of the Desulfuromonas sp. KJ2020 genome:
- a CDS encoding EAL domain-containing protein, giving the protein MKALGFFGQSLRHLGFSAFFLLLFSVAPAIGARPILVGGPDNFPPYSFVDPASGEPTGFHVELARAVGEAMGVEVEIRLAPWHQTRQRLNRGEIDIIQNMVRTPERESLYDFSPHHTIVNYSIFARRNSPPVETLADLAGKRIVVNRGDVSHDYLVQQGFDEYLALAPSQVDALQLVADGDYDFTLVSRLSGLHWVRKLGLNNLRTVGEPFWDQYGSFAVRKGEEELLARFSEGLAIVKEDGTYQRLYDKWLGGLEPSRVPMRDLVRYGTLLLAVGLGLAVLAALWFWTLRKQVRARTQELRREVQEHRQTEKALLASEERFRLIFDSTGAAMNTLTKDGRFSMVNPRMCSFLGYSEEELLQMSVEDITYPADRETTRLFYEQVKAGHLQAFDYEKRFVRKSGSVVWGHVTVAWILDDEGRPDHAIAMVQDITDRKHAEELLRQSEERFRTTVNNASIILWALDAQGVFTLSEGRSLATMGLKPAEVVGQSVFELFDEVPQLKHYVQRALNGEEFTARNEVKGRVFETLWSPQKIATGKVVGIIGVSTDVTERAQAETRLRENQERLNYLSYYDPLTHLPNRVLLHDRLQHAIDKAQRTGGKLALLFFDLDRFKTVNDSMGHAFGDRVLCEVALRLESHVRRADTLSRFGGDKFILLLEDITDFQKVSEIVQQIQFSLTRELVLDDLQFYPTASIGISHFPDNGADSESLIKAAEVAMYRAKELGRNLYQFYMPDMDAHARDRLILEADLRNALEREELLLHYQPQIELQSGTLVGMEALIRWRRGQGDLVPPFSFIPLAEETGLIVPIGEWVLRTACRQNKYWQDRGCARVPVSVNISARQFRQRDLVGMVKQALEDSGLEPRYLHLEITESMIMADINASIAILQELAEMGVGCSIDDFGTGYSSLSYLKRFPISALKIDQSFIRDVTVDANDASLAIAIIGLARGMHLNVVAEGVETEEQLAFLKKHGCAHGQGYLFSRPIPPEEIEPCLCVRSEE; this is encoded by the coding sequence ATGAAGGCTCTTGGGTTCTTCGGTCAATCGCTGCGTCACCTGGGTTTTTCCGCATTTTTTCTGTTACTGTTTTCCGTCGCGCCGGCAATTGGCGCCCGTCCCATTCTTGTCGGTGGCCCTGACAACTTCCCCCCCTACAGCTTTGTCGATCCGGCCAGCGGCGAACCCACCGGTTTCCACGTCGAACTGGCCCGTGCTGTGGGGGAAGCAATGGGGGTGGAGGTGGAAATTCGCCTGGCTCCCTGGCACCAGACCCGCCAACGCCTGAATCGGGGCGAGATCGACATCATCCAGAATATGGTGCGCACCCCCGAGCGCGAAAGCCTCTACGACTTCAGCCCTCATCATACCATCGTCAATTATTCCATCTTTGCCCGCCGAAACTCGCCTCCTGTCGAAACCCTTGCCGATCTGGCCGGAAAACGTATCGTGGTCAACCGGGGCGACGTCAGTCATGATTACCTTGTGCAGCAGGGGTTCGATGAGTATCTGGCGCTGGCTCCCAGCCAGGTTGATGCACTGCAACTGGTGGCCGATGGGGATTATGATTTTACTCTGGTTTCGCGGCTTTCCGGATTGCACTGGGTTCGCAAGCTCGGCTTGAACAACCTGCGGACCGTCGGGGAGCCTTTCTGGGACCAGTACGGCAGTTTTGCCGTCAGAAAAGGGGAAGAAGAGCTGCTGGCCCGCTTCAGCGAAGGGTTGGCCATCGTCAAAGAGGACGGCACCTATCAGCGGCTTTACGACAAATGGCTGGGCGGTTTGGAGCCGAGCCGGGTCCCCATGCGGGACCTGGTGCGATACGGAACCCTCCTGCTGGCCGTCGGCCTGGGGCTTGCCGTTCTGGCCGCTCTGTGGTTCTGGACCTTGCGCAAGCAGGTGCGCGCCCGCACCCAGGAGCTGCGCCGTGAGGTGCAGGAGCATCGTCAGACCGAAAAGGCTCTATTGGCCAGTGAAGAACGCTTTCGGCTGATATTCGATTCGACGGGGGCGGCCATGAACACGCTGACCAAAGACGGTCGGTTCTCCATGGTAAACCCCCGTATGTGCAGCTTTCTTGGTTATTCCGAAGAGGAGCTGCTGCAGATGTCGGTGGAGGATATTACCTATCCCGCCGACAGGGAAACGACCCGCCTCTTCTACGAGCAGGTCAAGGCCGGGCACCTGCAGGCCTTCGATTACGAGAAGCGCTTTGTTCGCAAATCGGGGAGCGTGGTTTGGGGGCATGTCACCGTTGCCTGGATACTGGACGATGAGGGACGGCCCGATCACGCCATCGCCATGGTGCAGGACATCACCGACCGCAAGCATGCTGAAGAGCTGCTGCGCCAGAGCGAAGAGCGTTTTCGTACGACCGTCAACAATGCGTCCATCATCCTCTGGGCCCTCGATGCCCAGGGCGTCTTCACTCTCTCCGAAGGGCGCTCACTGGCCACCATGGGGTTGAAGCCGGCCGAGGTGGTCGGACAATCGGTTTTCGAGCTGTTCGACGAGGTGCCTCAACTGAAGCATTATGTTCAGCGGGCTCTGAACGGCGAAGAATTTACCGCCCGCAATGAGGTCAAGGGGCGGGTTTTCGAGACCCTGTGGAGTCCGCAGAAAATAGCCACGGGAAAGGTCGTGGGCATTATCGGCGTTTCCACGGACGTCACCGAACGGGCTCAGGCTGAAACCCGTCTGCGCGAAAACCAGGAGCGCCTGAACTATCTCTCCTATTACGACCCCCTGACCCATCTGCCCAACCGGGTGCTGCTGCACGATCGCCTGCAGCATGCCATCGACAAGGCCCAGCGCACTGGCGGCAAACTGGCCCTGCTCTTTTTCGATCTCGACCGCTTCAAGACGGTCAACGATTCCATGGGTCACGCCTTTGGTGACCGCGTCTTGTGCGAGGTGGCACTGCGGCTCGAATCCCATGTGCGGCGGGCGGATACCCTGTCCCGTTTCGGTGGCGACAAGTTCATTCTGCTTCTTGAGGATATAACCGATTTCCAAAAGGTTTCGGAAATCGTCCAGCAGATCCAGTTCAGTCTGACCCGCGAGCTGGTGCTGGATGACCTGCAGTTTTACCCGACGGCCAGCATCGGCATCAGCCATTTCCCCGATAACGGCGCCGACAGCGAAAGCCTGATCAAGGCCGCCGAGGTGGCCATGTATCGGGCCAAGGAACTGGGGCGCAATCTTTATCAGTTCTACATGCCCGATATGGATGCCCACGCCCGCGACCGCCTGATCCTCGAGGCGGATCTGCGCAACGCCCTCGAAAGGGAAGAACTTCTGCTTCACTACCAGCCCCAGATCGAGCTGCAAAGCGGCACCTTGGTGGGGATGGAAGCCTTGATCCGCTGGCGTCGGGGCCAGGGCGATCTGGTGCCTCCCTTCAGTTTTATTCCCCTGGCCGAAGAGACCGGTCTTATCGTGCCCATTGGGGAGTGGGTGTTGCGCACCGCCTGTCGCCAGAACAAGTACTGGCAGGATCGCGGCTGCGCCCGTGTGCCGGTTTCGGTTAACATTTCGGCGCGCCAGTTCCGTCAGCGCGATCTGGTGGGGATGGTCAAACAGGCGCTGGAGGACTCCGGCCTCGAGCCCCGCTATCTGCATCTGGAGATCACCGAAAGCATGATTATGGCCGATATCAACGCCTCTATCGCGATTCTGCAGGAATTGGCGGAAATGGGGGTTGGCTGTTCCATCGATGACTTCGGGACCGGATATTCTTCGTTGAGTTATTTGAAGCGCTTCCCCATTTCAGCCCTGAAGATCGATCAATCTTTTATCCGCGATGTCACCGTTGACGCCAACGACGCCTCCCTCGCCATTGCTATTATCGGTCTGGCTCGCGGAATGCATCTCAATGTGGTGGCCGAGGGGGTAGAGACGGAGGAGCAGCTGGCTTTTCTGAAAAAACACGGCTGCGCCCATGGCCAGGGCTATCTCTTCAGCCGGCCGATTCCTCCGGAGGAGATCGAACCCTGTCTGTGTGTGAGGAGTGAGGAGTGA
- a CDS encoding Hsp20/alpha crystallin family protein, with protein MAKKEGKDIPAVESKKSLIPFDDMERWFEDFFRRPLDMERWFDDSFRRSFFPPGFRHRLRADLAEISPSVDIYEEGDNVIVKAEVPGLEKEHLDIRLTGDTLTISGEKKTEEKVEKKDFYRLERSSGSFSRTLRLPAEVQTDKAKASFKNGVLEIVLPKTVQAKEKVKKVTIE; from the coding sequence ATGGCCAAAAAAGAAGGCAAGGACATCCCGGCCGTCGAATCGAAAAAATCACTCATCCCCTTCGATGACATGGAGCGCTGGTTCGAAGACTTCTTCCGCCGCCCGCTGGACATGGAGCGCTGGTTTGATGACAGCTTCCGTCGCTCCTTTTTCCCACCCGGCTTCCGCCACCGCCTGCGGGCCGATCTCGCCGAAATTTCACCCTCGGTCGACATCTACGAGGAAGGGGACAACGTGATCGTGAAAGCCGAGGTGCCCGGCCTGGAGAAAGAACACCTCGATATTCGGCTGACGGGTGACACGCTCACCATCAGCGGCGAGAAGAAGACCGAAGAGAAAGTCGAAAAAAAGGATTTCTACCGACTTGAACGCTCCAGCGGGTCCTTTTCCCGCACCCTGCGCCTGCCGGCGGAAGTGCAGACGGACAAGGCCAAAGCCAGCTTCAAAAACGGTGTCCTCGAGATCGTCCTGCCCAAGACCGTTCAGGCCAAAGAAAAAGTCAAAAAGGTCACCATCGAATAG
- a CDS encoding methyl-accepting chemotaxis protein has protein sequence MKNVKVGQKIFGLSLAIIVIFTLVIGWVYLRARDNLYEAKRVEVLHAVETAWGVVDHYAKEAAAYNISMEGAQEAALEAIRHTRFDETNYFWINDLSPRMVMHPLAPELNGKDLTENKDPNGKALFVEMARIAKEKGGGFVEYEWNKPGSDRPVPKISAVKLIPEWNWVIGAGLYLDDIEAELFAILWRIAVVVAAIILLALALVIFVARGISRPLGRAVYMMEEMEKGHLDTRLNLTQSDEIGRMAQAMDAFADSLQHEVVASLQQLAAGDLTFRVTPRDGQDVVRNALAQVARDLNSILGQVQVAGEQIASGSAQVSDSSQALSQGATESASSLEEITSSLTEMGSQTSLNAENASQANQLAAHARGAAEKGNAHMQAMVTAMGEINESGQNISKIIKVIDEIAFQTNLLALNAAVEAARAGQHGKGFAVVAEEVRNLAARSAKAAKETADLIEGSVKKAENGADIADKTAGALSEIVTGITKVTDLVAEIAAASNEQAQGISQINQGLSQIDKVTQQNTASAEESAAAAEELSSQAEQLRQMLSRFMLTSKQTQYAPVEPLPAPASWGHDKPVAAAKKALPKSQAAKPEPREVIALDDAEFGRY, from the coding sequence ATGAAAAACGTTAAAGTCGGACAGAAAATTTTCGGCCTGAGTCTGGCCATCATCGTTATCTTTACCCTGGTTATCGGCTGGGTCTATCTACGGGCTCGGGACAACCTGTATGAAGCCAAACGGGTGGAAGTTCTCCACGCCGTGGAGACGGCCTGGGGGGTGGTGGATCACTACGCCAAGGAGGCCGCGGCCTACAATATTTCCATGGAAGGTGCGCAAGAGGCGGCTTTGGAGGCGATCCGCCACACCCGTTTCGATGAAACCAACTACTTCTGGATCAATGACCTGTCGCCTCGCATGGTCATGCATCCTCTCGCCCCAGAGCTCAACGGCAAGGATCTGACGGAAAACAAGGATCCCAACGGCAAGGCTCTTTTTGTGGAGATGGCCCGTATAGCCAAAGAAAAGGGCGGCGGTTTTGTCGAATACGAATGGAACAAACCCGGCTCTGACCGTCCCGTGCCCAAGATTTCCGCCGTCAAGCTCATCCCCGAGTGGAACTGGGTAATCGGCGCCGGCCTTTATCTCGACGATATCGAGGCCGAGCTCTTCGCCATCCTCTGGCGCATAGCGGTGGTGGTCGCTGCCATCATTCTGCTGGCGCTGGCCCTGGTTATTTTTGTGGCGCGCGGGATCTCGCGACCTCTGGGCCGGGCCGTATACATGATGGAAGAGATGGAAAAAGGTCACCTGGATACCCGTTTGAACCTGACCCAGTCAGATGAAATCGGCCGCATGGCGCAGGCCATGGATGCCTTCGCCGACAGCCTGCAACACGAGGTGGTCGCCTCTCTGCAGCAACTGGCCGCCGGCGATCTGACCTTCAGGGTGACGCCCCGCGACGGCCAGGATGTAGTGCGTAACGCCCTGGCCCAGGTGGCTCGGGATCTCAACAGCATTCTGGGACAGGTGCAGGTGGCGGGCGAACAGATTGCCTCGGGTAGCGCCCAGGTCTCCGACTCGAGTCAGGCTCTCTCACAAGGGGCCACCGAATCGGCCAGCAGCCTTGAAGAGATTACCAGCTCTCTGACCGAGATGGGCAGCCAGACCAGTCTCAATGCCGAAAATGCCTCCCAGGCCAACCAGTTGGCCGCCCATGCTCGCGGCGCCGCCGAAAAAGGCAATGCCCACATGCAGGCAATGGTGACGGCCATGGGCGAAATCAACGAATCGGGCCAGAATATCAGCAAGATCATCAAGGTGATCGACGAGATCGCCTTCCAGACCAACCTGCTGGCCCTTAACGCCGCCGTCGAAGCGGCCCGGGCCGGCCAGCACGGCAAGGGCTTCGCCGTGGTCGCCGAGGAAGTCCGCAACCTGGCTGCTCGCAGCGCCAAGGCGGCCAAGGAAACGGCCGATCTGATCGAAGGTTCCGTCAAGAAAGCGGAAAATGGGGCGGATATCGCCGACAAGACCGCTGGCGCCCTGTCTGAAATCGTCACCGGCATCACCAAGGTGACGGACCTGGTGGCGGAGATCGCCGCGGCCAGTAACGAGCAGGCCCAGGGGATTTCTCAGATCAACCAGGGACTCAGCCAGATCGACAAGGTGACCCAGCAGAACACGGCCAGCGCCGAAGAAAGCGCCGCCGCCGCCGAGGAACTCTCCAGCCAGGCCGAACAACTGCGGCAGATGCTGTCGCGCTTTATGCTGACGAGCAAACAGACCCAGTACGCACCGGTGGAACCGCTGCCGGCGCCGGCATCCTGGGGGCATGACAAGCCGGTTGCTGCCGCCAAGAAGGCGCTGCCCAAGTCGCAGGCCGCCAAGCCCGAGCCCCGGGAAGTGATCGCACTGGACGACGCCGAATTCGGCCGCTATTGA
- a CDS encoding MerR family transcriptional regulator yields the protein MGVDSSDPIYPISVAARLLNVHPRTIRIYEEEGLVKPSRQGSKRYFSNDDIEWIQCLRDLIHDDGISIPGLKKLLDLSPCWEIKSCDPDKRAHCSAYVDRTKPCWERANTACAKELKQCAACEVFMQRMRGAREKVVEMRDLRRGK from the coding sequence ATGGGAGTAGACAGCAGCGACCCCATTTATCCGATCAGCGTAGCCGCCAGATTGCTCAATGTGCATCCAAGAACCATTCGGATCTATGAGGAAGAAGGTCTGGTCAAGCCTTCCCGTCAGGGGAGCAAGCGCTACTTCTCCAACGACGATATCGAGTGGATCCAGTGCCTGCGCGATCTCATCCACGACGACGGTATCAGTATACCCGGCCTCAAAAAACTTCTCGATCTGAGCCCCTGCTGGGAAATCAAGTCCTGCGACCCTGACAAGCGGGCCCACTGTTCCGCCTATGTCGATCGCACCAAGCCCTGCTGGGAACGGGCCAACACCGCCTGCGCCAAGGAACTCAAACAGTGCGCGGCCTGCGAGGTGTTCATGCAGCGAATGCGGGGAGCACGGGAGAAAGTGGTTGAGATGAGGGATCTTCGGCGGGGAAAATAA
- a CDS encoding ABC-type transport auxiliary lipoprotein family protein encodes MRSRLFSLFAIALCGLSACVQVDNKMLEKSPPTRHFYSLEVTRPLPATAGQTGNVMRLAPFRLAAPFYGKGFIYRFDEHRYQSDYYHQFLAEPAALITTATANWLSASGRFALVHSTSSRLGADLLLEGTVDALYGDFRQKEFPKAVLELHLRLLDVKADQPALLFERRYTAAVPFVSDSPENLVKAWNQALSNILTQFEQDAALHLEP; translated from the coding sequence ATGAGAAGTCGACTCTTTTCTCTTTTTGCCATCGCCTTATGCGGGCTCAGCGCCTGCGTACAGGTCGACAATAAAATGCTGGAAAAAAGTCCGCCGACCAGACATTTCTACAGTCTGGAAGTGACCCGCCCGCTGCCTGCGACCGCCGGGCAGACTGGCAACGTTATGCGCCTGGCTCCCTTCCGGCTCGCGGCCCCATTTTACGGCAAAGGATTCATCTACCGCTTCGATGAACACCGCTATCAGAGCGATTACTATCATCAGTTCCTCGCCGAGCCGGCCGCCCTCATCACCACCGCGACCGCAAATTGGCTGTCGGCGTCAGGACGTTTCGCCCTGGTTCACAGCACCTCCAGTCGCCTCGGCGCGGACCTGCTGCTTGAGGGGACTGTCGATGCCCTTTACGGTGATTTTCGACAGAAGGAATTCCCCAAGGCGGTTCTCGAGCTGCACCTGCGTCTGCTGGATGTCAAAGCCGACCAACCCGCCTTGTTGTTCGAGCGCCGCTATACAGCCGCGGTTCCCTTCGTGTCCGACTCCCCCGAAAACCTGGTCAAGGCCTGGAACCAGGCGTTATCGAACATTCTCACACAATTCGAGCAGGACGCTGCCTTACACCTGGAGCCGTAA
- a CDS encoding MlaD family protein encodes MSERANFFKIGLFVIGATTIVVVGIVVLGANVLFRHPIVMESYFDETVQGLDVGSPVKFRGVQIGRVETITLAGNEYPTAKRYVLVRFALERNAFQLQAEHMNTQLLQREIDKGLRVRTAAKGVTGTAFLEADYLDPQRHPTLAIDWTPDYPYVPSAGSVITQLSDSVNRILFALEKIDLERLIINMEESLQAIAGLARDTNMKEISRQTELLLTEIRRTNSNLDQMVQGVSAELPSSLANLRQTLHRLDSLLVNQQPNVEETLDNLRVLSDNLRTLSDEARAYPAHTLFGAPPAPAFPGETP; translated from the coding sequence ATGAGTGAACGCGCCAACTTCTTCAAAATCGGCCTCTTCGTCATCGGCGCGACGACCATCGTCGTCGTGGGGATTGTCGTGCTCGGGGCCAACGTCCTCTTCCGGCATCCCATTGTCATGGAAAGCTACTTCGATGAAACGGTGCAGGGCCTTGACGTCGGCTCTCCTGTCAAGTTTCGGGGTGTGCAGATCGGGCGGGTTGAAACCATCACCCTGGCCGGCAACGAATACCCCACCGCCAAACGCTACGTTCTGGTGCGCTTCGCCCTCGAACGGAACGCGTTTCAACTTCAGGCCGAACATATGAATACCCAATTGCTGCAACGGGAGATCGACAAAGGGCTGCGCGTGCGCACGGCGGCCAAGGGTGTTACGGGCACTGCCTTCCTGGAGGCCGACTATCTTGACCCGCAGCGCCATCCGACCCTTGCCATCGACTGGACGCCGGATTATCCCTACGTCCCCTCGGCCGGCAGCGTCATCACCCAGCTCAGCGATTCGGTCAACCGCATCCTGTTTGCCCTGGAGAAGATCGACCTCGAAAGACTGATTATCAACATGGAAGAATCCCTGCAGGCTATCGCCGGCCTGGCCCGCGACACCAACATGAAAGAGATCAGCCGCCAGACCGAACTACTGCTGACGGAGATCCGCCGCACCAACAGCAACCTCGACCAGATGGTACAGGGCGTTTCCGCCGAACTGCCCTCCAGCCTGGCTAACCTGCGGCAAACGCTCCATCGCCTTGACAGCCTGCTGGTCAACCAACAGCCCAACGTAGAAGAAACCCTGGACAATCTCCGTGTCCTCAGTGACAACCTGCGCACCCTCAGCGACGAGGCCCGCGCCTACCCGGCCCACACGTTGTTCGGCGCCCCACCCGCTCCCGCCTTCCCAGGAGAAACCCCATGA
- a CDS encoding PEP-CTERM sorting domain-containing protein — translation MKSYDLMKALLVGMVMVLFMAGSGWGYSLTLSYDEWWGTSTTIDLLNDEPQVVTASTTMPTLYVLNVATELEKEYIEEPTNGVIEDGNGDFNDGPAPVPEPSTLILLGVGLIGAAVLRKKMK, via the coding sequence ATGAAAAGCTATGATTTGATGAAGGCACTGTTGGTCGGAATGGTTATGGTTCTCTTTATGGCGGGTTCTGGTTGGGGCTATAGCTTAACTTTGAGCTATGACGAATGGTGGGGCACATCAACGACCATAGATCTGCTTAATGATGAACCCCAGGTCGTAACCGCTTCCACGACTATGCCCACGCTCTATGTGCTGAATGTCGCCACCGAACTGGAAAAAGAGTATATCGAAGAACCCACTAACGGCGTCATTGAGGATGGCAACGGGGACTTTAACGATGGTCCGGCGCCTGTTCCAGAACCGTCAACCCTCATTCTGCTGGGTGTTGGTCTGATTGGGGCGGCAGTGCTCAGGAAAAAAATGAAATAG
- the queG gene encoding tRNA epoxyqueuosine(34) reductase QueG, translated as MPPMSLEEHIITEGRRLGFAAVGFAEAKEAETLGIYNRWLDSGGAAQMSYLARHAELRAHVNRLAPGTRSIIVVAARYPVNPEPAQGGIASYARGRDYHKVMRKKLKQLVAFLRAHTEIQVARICVDSAPVLEREWAIRAGIGWRGRQGQLVHEAFGCCFVLGEILVDLELHPSRPRSNRCCSCRRCIDACPTGAIDANGLVESRRCRSYLTIEHDGDIPTQDQSLLGQALFGCDLCTASCPWNRFGEALVMPELTGDAPFTPEDFLTMTEEVFQERFQGTPLYRTGLARLQRNAAIALKNRG; from the coding sequence ATGCCCCCTATGTCTTTGGAAGAGCACATCATAACTGAAGGCCGACGCCTCGGCTTTGCCGCCGTGGGGTTTGCCGAGGCGAAGGAGGCCGAGACGCTGGGCATTTATAACCGCTGGCTCGACAGCGGCGGTGCGGCCCAGATGAGCTACCTGGCGCGCCATGCCGAACTGCGGGCCCACGTGAACCGGCTGGCTCCCGGCACCCGCTCCATCATCGTGGTGGCGGCACGCTATCCGGTAAACCCTGAACCGGCCCAAGGGGGCATCGCCAGCTATGCGCGCGGACGGGACTACCACAAGGTGATGCGCAAGAAGCTGAAGCAGCTGGTCGCCTTTCTGCGCGCCCATACGGAGATACAGGTGGCGCGTATCTGTGTCGACTCGGCGCCGGTACTGGAGCGGGAATGGGCCATCCGCGCCGGCATCGGCTGGCGCGGCCGGCAGGGGCAGCTCGTCCATGAAGCGTTCGGCTGCTGCTTTGTGCTGGGCGAGATTCTGGTCGATCTGGAATTACACCCTTCTCGCCCTCGTTCTAACCGCTGCTGCAGCTGCCGTCGCTGCATCGACGCCTGCCCGACTGGGGCGATCGACGCCAACGGACTGGTCGAGTCCCGCCGGTGCCGCTCCTACCTGACCATTGAGCACGACGGGGATATCCCCACCCAGGACCAGTCCCTGCTAGGCCAGGCGCTGTTCGGCTGCGATCTGTGCACGGCATCCTGCCCCTGGAACCGCTTCGGCGAGGCGCTGGTCATGCCGGAGCTGACGGGAGACGCCCCGTTCACCCCTGAAGACTTTCTGACCATGACGGAGGAGGTTTTTCAGGAGCGCTTTCAGGGCACCCCCCTTTATCGCACTGGCCTGGCCCGTCTGCAAAGAAACGCCGCCATCGCCTTAAAAAATCGCGGATAA
- a CDS encoding sigma-54 dependent transcriptional regulator, which yields MTDVLYPQHPILLVDDERSWLENFAFTLEYSGKINNVLLCQDSREVMDILGRQPISAVVLDLTMPHHDGEELLAQIAADFPQLPVLILSGLNQLETAVRCIKAGAFDYFVKTTEAERLVAGVKRALAQREMQDELERLRERMLHGGLDTPEAFAGIQTRSPKMRTLFSYLEAVTASREPILIRGESGVGKELFARAAHRLACPDGPWVAVNVAGLDDHVFADTLFGHVRGAFTGAEQARSGMVEQAAGGVLFLDEIGDLSLPSQVKLLRLLQEGEYYPLGSDRPRRVQTRLVCATNQDLARRQAEGTFRRDLYYRLCAHQLEIPPLRQRQEDIPCLLEHFLAEAAAALGKSRPTPPAELAVLLSTYAFPGNVRELRAMVYDALSLHGGGILSMAAFKKAMSQSDENPATTGAREEKAGPDGVRVQFFDPLPTLDQVGEILVDEALARAGGNQTIAARLLGISQPALSKRLKKRADH from the coding sequence ATGACCGATGTCCTCTATCCGCAGCATCCCATACTTCTCGTTGATGACGAGCGGTCCTGGCTGGAAAATTTTGCCTTTACCCTGGAGTATTCGGGCAAGATCAACAACGTCCTCCTCTGTCAGGACAGCCGGGAGGTGATGGACATTCTCGGCCGCCAGCCGATCAGCGCCGTCGTACTCGACCTGACTATGCCCCATCATGACGGAGAGGAACTGCTGGCTCAGATCGCCGCTGATTTCCCCCAGTTGCCGGTCTTGATTCTCAGCGGGCTCAATCAGCTTGAGACGGCGGTGCGCTGCATCAAGGCCGGGGCCTTCGATTATTTCGTCAAGACGACGGAGGCCGAACGCCTGGTCGCCGGAGTCAAACGGGCGCTAGCCCAGCGGGAAATGCAGGATGAGCTCGAACGCCTGCGGGAAAGGATGCTGCACGGCGGGCTCGACACGCCCGAAGCCTTTGCCGGTATTCAGACCCGCAGCCCGAAAATGCGCACGCTCTTTTCCTATCTTGAAGCGGTCACGGCCAGCCGCGAACCGATTCTCATCCGCGGCGAAAGCGGCGTCGGCAAAGAGCTCTTCGCCCGGGCCGCCCATCGCCTGGCCTGCCCCGACGGACCTTGGGTAGCCGTGAATGTGGCCGGCCTCGACGATCACGTCTTTGCCGACACCCTCTTCGGCCATGTGCGGGGGGCTTTCACCGGGGCGGAGCAGGCCCGCAGCGGCATGGTCGAGCAGGCGGCGGGGGGCGTGCTCTTCCTCGACGAAATCGGCGATCTCAGTCTGCCCTCGCAGGTCAAGCTCCTGCGACTTTTGCAGGAGGGGGAGTATTACCCCCTGGGCTCGGATCGCCCTCGCCGGGTGCAGACCCGGCTCGTCTGCGCCACCAACCAGGATCTGGCGCGGCGCCAGGCCGAGGGGACCTTTCGCCGGGATCTCTATTATCGCCTCTGCGCTCACCAGTTGGAGATTCCTCCCCTGCGTCAGCGCCAGGAGGATATTCCCTGCCTGCTGGAACACTTTCTGGCCGAGGCCGCCGCTGCGCTCGGCAAGAGCCGTCCCACCCCGCCAGCGGAACTGGCTGTCCTGCTGTCCACCTACGCTTTCCCCGGCAATGTCCGTGAACTGCGGGCTATGGTCTATGATGCCCTGAGCCTGCATGGAGGCGGGATCCTTTCCATGGCAGCCTTCAAAAAGGCCATGTCTCAGTCTGACGAAAATCCGGCGACGACGGGAGCTCGAGAAGAGAAGGCAGGGCCGGATGGCGTCCGGGTGCAGTTCTTTGATCCTCTTCCTACCCTGGACCAGGTCGGTGAAATTCTGGTTGACGAAGCCCTGGCCAGGGCCGGGGGTAACCAGACCATCGCGGCCCGTCTGCTTGGCATCTCCCAGCCGGCACTGAGCAAGCGTCTCAAAAAGAGGGCTGACCATTAG